In Beggiatoa leptomitoformis, the genomic window TATTTGGGTTTTTCCATGCGACAGCTTGGTTATCAGGCACATTTTCTAATGTGTTATAGGCTTGTTGACGGTCTGTAGTATCCATCGATTGTCCAATAGAACCCCCAATAATTGCGCCCAATAATGTACCCGCAATAATGGCTGTTGTTTTACCTTTACCGCCCCCAATTTGAGAACCACCAATACCGCCCAAAACCCCCCCCACTGCAGCACCCATCGTTTGTTTAGAAGGGCCTTCAGCACATCCTATCGTAAAAATGGATATAACAACAAACAAACTAATGACATTCAACTTCATGATAAACACCTCGAAAAAGTAACAATTGGATAATTGAATAATGTTCAATTATGCCAACTCTATGCCAGTTTATAAAAATCAGCAACCATACGCATTTTATCAAAAAACCACTGCTATGCAGTATAAATCCTTATTATTTACATTCATTATAAGGCATTAAATCTTATGCAAGATGCTCACTATTGGATTCGTACTCTGAATTTACAAGCTCATCCAGAAGGCGGATATTATCGCCGTACTTATTGCGCGACAGAATCTTTAGCCGCACAAGCATTGCCATCACGTTTCGGAGCAAATCGTTTTATCAGCAGTGCGATTTATTATCTACTCTGCGGTGAACAATTTTCTGCATTACACCAGATTAAGTCTGATGAATTGTGGCATTTTTATGCAGGTTCAAGCATTAATCTGTATATTATTGATATACAAGGCATATTACAAACAATTATTTTAGGGTCAAATCCAACGGTTGGAGAAGTTTTTCAAGCGGTTGTTCCTGCAGGTTGTTGGTTTGGTGCGCGACTTGTTCAGACAAATAGTTATGCCTTATTAGGGTGTACTGTTGCACCAGCATTTGATTTTAGCGACTTTACATTAGCGCGTCGTGATGATTTATTGACACAATATCCCCAATATACAAACATTATTCAGGCATTGACTTATCCATCATCTTGACAAAAAAGGAGTGTTTCTCATGTCAGAACATAAAGCAACCATTGAATGGAAAAATCCAACAACAGCGTTTAATGCGGATTCTTTCAGCCGTGACCACACAGTTACATTTCCCAGTGGTATTCAAATCAACGCCTCTTCCGCCCCTGAATTTAATGGTAACACCGCTTGTACCAATCCTGAAGAATTGTTAGTCGCTGCCTTATCTAACTGTCACATGCTAACCTTTCTCGCCGTTGCGGCAAAACGTGGTTATCAGCTTGCGCATTATCTTGACCAAGCCATTGGTATTTTAGAAAAAAATGCAGAAGGAAAAATGGCAGTTACACGGGTTACATTACACCCTAGCGTTACCTTTATGGGGGATAATCAACCAACACATGAACAATTAGAAAAATTGCATGAAAGTGCGCATCGTAATTGTTTTATTGGACAATCCGTTAAAACCGAAGTAACGATTGAAATCGCTTAACCTCATGATGCCAGATTGAGGACGTGTGGAAGAAATATTCCCCTCCCTACCCCATGAGTGAGGGAGGGTCTGAAAATCCTGATACAAATAACACCCAACTACAAACCATCTTTTAACAACAACGGCAATGCTGCCCGTAGGTAAACCAGCATAGACCAAATCGTCAACACCGCCGCGATATACAACAAGACAAATCCCGCATAATAAATGGGAAAATCCCATAACGGTTCACGATAAAGTAACAAGGTAATCGACAACATTTGTGCAGTCGTTTTAACTTTACCAATATAAGACACTGCAACGGTCGCACGCTGACCTAATTCAGCCATCCATTCACGCAGTGCGGAAATGGTTATTTCGCGCCCGATAATAATTGCGGAAGGAATTGACATCCAAGGACTAGGATTCGCTTCAACCAGAAAAACCAAGGCAACAGCCACCATCAATTTATCCGCAACAGGGTCAAGAAAAGCCCCAAAAGCAGACAGTTGATTCCAGCGTCGCGCTAAATAACCATCGAACCAATCAGTAATCGCAGCCAAGGCGAAAATAAAAGTAGTTAATTCATTAGCCCATGTACCGGGTAAATAACAAGCACCAATAAACAAGGGAATTAAAACGATACGTAAAAGAGTAAGGGCGTTAGGAGTTGTCACGTCGTTAAAAAGAAATCGTAAATTTTTTGCGCTAATTGTCGACTAATGCCGGGTATTCGGACAAGCTCTTCTACGCCTGCCCGCGATACCCCTTGTAAGCCACCAAAATGATTGAGTAACAGTTTACGACGTTTCGCACCAATGCCCGCAATCTGTTCTAACACGGATTTCTGACGGACTTTATTGCGCTGTTGTCGATGTCCCGCAATAGCAAAGCGATGGGCTTCATCACGGATTTGTTGAATAAGATGTAGGGCTTGAGAATCTTTCGGTAAAAAAAGCGGGTGTTCTTCATTAGGAAATATTAAACTTTCTAACCCTGCTTTCCGTCCCGTTCCTTTAGCAACACCGATAATCTGAACGTTAAAAACACTTAACTTTATAAGTGTATCATGCGCTACTTTCACCTGACCAGCACCACCATCAATAAAGAGTATATCAGGTAATGCTCCTTCCCCCTGCACTACTTTGCTAAAACGCCGACTTAATGCCTGTTGCATTGCCGCGTAATCATCTCCGCCCGTAATACCTGTAATATTATAACGACGATAAGCACCAGAACACGCCCCATCCGCATCAAATACCACACAAGAAGCCACCGTTGCTTCCCCTTGCGTATGGCTAATATCAAAACATTCTAAACGTTGTGGTAGCGTTTCTAAATGTAGAGCGATACTTAATGCAGCAAGTCGCTCCCGATGATGACTGGGTTTACGTTGTTGCAAACTCTGTTTCGCATTTTCCACAGCCATTTCAACCCAACGAGCGCGCGTCGTGCGTACATGAATGCTAAAGCGCGGTTGACGTTTGCGCTGTTGCTGGATAGCTTCCGCTAAGGCTTTTGTATCCGCTATTGCGGGAAATAAAATAATTTCATCAGGAATATCATGCGCATTACCCAAATAAAACTGCGGCAGAAATGCGTCTAACACGACTTGTGCGTCTTCGTCACCTTCTTGTTTCGGAAAATAAGCACGACTGCCCAATTGTCGCCCATCACGTACTGTAAGAACCTGCACACAACTAATACCATTCTCGACTAAACACGCAATGATATCCACATTACCCGCATCCGTACTAACATATTGTTGAGCCTGAATAACACGTAAACTATTAATTTGGTCACGATAACGCGCGGCTTTTTCATAATCTAAAATATCAGCCGCTGTTTTCATTTTCTCCACTAATTCGCTGATAACCGCATGACTTTTACCTTCTAAAAATAAAGTCGCGTGTTTTACCTCCTCCGCATAGCTCGCTTCGTCAATAAAACCCACACAGGGCGCGGTACAACGCTTGATTTGATACTGCAAACAAGGACGCGAACGGTTACGAAAGAAACTATCATCACACTGACGAATGGGGAAAATTTTCTGCATCAAATTCAAACTGTCATACACCGCCTTTGCATGTGGATAAGGACCAAAATATTTTCCCTTACCGCGTTTTGTACCGCGATGTAATCCTAATTGTGGAAAGGTATGTGCAGAAAGATAAATAAACGGATAACTTTTATCATCTCGTAACAAGATGTTATAACGTGGTTGATGGGCTTTAATTAAGGTATTTTCTAAAATTAAGGCTTCACTTTCCGTGTGAGTCACAGTAATTTCAATGGCGGCAATCTGGGCAACAAGGGCGCGGGTTTTTGGCGATTGGTCGGACTGGGTAAAATAACTACCCACACGTTTTTTTAAATTACGCGCTTTCCCAACATAAAGAATGCCACCCGTTTGGTCTAACATCCGATAGACCCCTGATTTTGTGGTAAGCGTCGCTAAAAAACGTTTAGGGTTAAACGTAGCATTTTCCATCATGGTTATAGTAAACCCCAAAGAAGTCAGTGATGATAAGCAATTCTAAACGGTATGGGAAAGAATGCCATGACTTACGCTATAAACTTTTGCAATCAAAGAATAAAGAAACGCTAACCCATAAAAACACAGAACGCTTTGGTATAGGAATAGGTTGTATTGGAGATAATCGTGACAGTTTTTTATTTAATGACAAAATTTAAATGTAAACAAAAAACAGGGATGAACAAAACATTACCCTTATCTTTATTTAATACGTGGAAAAATCAATGCCTTCTGCGCCAAACAATCCATCCATCTTTTTGTTTATCTAAGTAATAGGTATGACTCATTCGCTTAGTAACTTGATCATAAAAAATACCATACCCTTCCATTAAATTGGCATAATGGAACTTACTTAAACTTTGTTTTTCATCACTAGAAAAATCATCAAAAAGTAATAACTCTGGCTTTTTAAGTTCAATCTGTTGTGCGAGTTTGTCATATTTTAATTCATTCATTACTTCTGCATATACATTATAGTATGGTAATAGCTGATAATTTTTTGATAAATAAGAAATAAAATCCCCGTATAGAGAAAAATGAAATGCCGTTTCTGACTCAACACTATTTTTTATAAAGACTATTTTTTTATTCAAAATAGTCACTAATTCACTTGGCAGATAAAATCGAGAAGTAAAACCATCAATAGGGTTATATTGCAGAGGAGAATTCATAATAAGCTTTTTTATATTATTTTCTTGTATAAAAGAAGACAGTTCTCGTGTTTGTAAATATGTTAGATATGTCATTAGTATACAAACAATGGCAATACTAACGTGGATTAACTTGAAAGAAATTTTTTCTTTTTGTAAAACATAGAGATAACGTGTATTAAATATATCAGCTATTAAAAATATATATAAGAAACAATATATACTCAATTTGAGTGCTGTTATTTCTGGACGGTTTACATAATATGCAAACCAAATAAGCAACATAGTTGCAACTGCTGATTTGAAACTACGTTTGATATTTAAGGGGGTCTCTGATGATAACCATAACAATGTATTATTCGTAACTGTATAGAGGCTATGTATAAAAATAACTAACATCAAAGTGTTAAATGGAAGAGGAATGCCGCCATATCCTGATGAGCGTTCTATCAAATACGTTAGAAATCCCATTGGTGGATTTGGTAAGTATCCAAGTATTATGTAAAAGATAGAATAGAATATTAAGAATGTGGTAGTAAGACCTGTTACGAACTTGATAAATAATAATATTAATGTATATACTTTTTTATTTTCTCGTAGTATTAGAAATACTAGACAGCCAAAAGCAATTGATACACCCGTTTCAGGATTCCATAAAACGGAAAAAGCGGATACGCTACCTAAAACAAAACCAGATATATTTCCCCTTACAAGAAAAATCATGATTAAGCTAATCGGAAAGCACAAATATCTAATGCTAAAGCCAGTATAAATAAGGATAGACGCACAGAAAATGACAAATAAAATAAATAATGTGTTTTTTGAGTTATATAAATAGAGGATAGTTAACGCACTAGTGAAATAAAAAAGACATGCTAAATTAATTAGAAAATCTATGGAAAGCCCAAGTCTTATAAAAAATGAAAATAAAATAGGCACTATGATACCAAAACCGCTAGTAGTAATTTCCTCGTATAAATTAAGTCCATGTACAAGACGTGCTGTTGATGAGTAAGCTAAATCGTAATGGGCATTTAAGAAAATAAATCCAGCAATATCATTAAAATAAAGAATATTATTTGAGAGAGCTAGTGTGATAATACAAACAGCTATAGCCAGTAAAATTAAAAAAAAATTATTTTTCTTCGTCAAATTATTTAAATTTTTTATTCCTAGTAAAAAGAACAAATAAGAAGCTACATAAACTAGCATATATAGCAGTTGAGTTTTAGCTGCTCCTCCTAAGAGAAATAAATTATAAATTCCCCCTACTATTATTGCTCCTCCTACGAAGTATCCCCAAATATTCCTTTGATAACTAGATAAAGTTAAGTCTTTAATATATTTTATTTTTAATAAAAACCCCGCAAGGCATATAGCAAGAAATAATGTTATTAATACAACACGATGCGCTTTTACTTGAGGGGTACTATCAAAAGTATGTAATTGAGATTGAGATGGTTGTGTAAAATAAACGTTCTCTACTGTTAGATCATGAAAAGAACTAATGGGTAGATAAACAGTAATAACTCCCGCAATAAATACAGCAACAACAATTATTATGGATAATACATTGATATTTTTCTTCATTTAAAAATCCTATGTCTTACAGTACCACTAAGCCTGTTTTAATTTTATCTAATTAGTTGGTTATACTTTTTTTAAAAAAAATAGAGTAGTGCTAAAGTTATTAAAACAGTTTAACAATATAAATGTTGAAATGTTCTTTTAGCACTACTCTTATTTCTGCTCAAAAATAGTTAGTTAATAACTAAGCATGAATCATTCGTCCATCAACCGCCAACGCCGCTTCATGCATTCCCTCTGCTAAGGTTGGATGTGCATGAATAGTACGGGCTAAGTCTTCACTGCTAGCTTGACATTCCATCGCTAATACCGCTTCTGATAACAATTCGGAAGCAGAAATACCAAATAAATGCACGCCTAAAATACGGTCAGTTTTTGCATCCGCAATCATGCGTATCATCCCTGCCGTTTCGCCATGCGCACGTGCGCGTCCGCTAGCTAACATGGGGAATTGTCCAACACGGTATTCAATGCCTGCTGCTTTTAATTCTTCTTCCGTACGACCTACCCATGCAATTTCTGGCCATGTGTAAATCACCCACGGCATAATATCGTAGTGCATTTCAGTTTTTTGACCCGCTAAACGTTCAGCCAACATAATGCCTTCTTCTGAGGCTTTATGTGCGAGCATAGGGCCACCAATCACATCACCAATCGCATAAACATTCGGGACATTGGTTTGACGATGTTCATCAACCACCACAAAACCCCGTTCAGAAATTTTTACACCGATGGCTTCGGCGTTTAAACCCGCTGTGTTAGGTTTGCGTCCGACGGAAACAATTAGTTTATCAACAATAGTTTGTTGTTCTGCACCGTTTACATCTTTATAGCTGACATGGACTTCATTACCAACCACTTTAGCATTGGTAACACTCGCACTAAGTTGGATGTTTAAACCTTGTTTTTGCAGTTCTTTAAATGCAGCCGTTGCAATCTTGCGGTCAGCAACAGACAAAAATTCGGGTAAGGCCTCTAAAATCGTCACTTGACTACCCAAACGATTCCAAACGCTGCCTAATTCTAAACCGATAGCACCCGCACCAATCACACCTAAACGCGCAGGAATACTGTCAAAGGAGAGAGCGCCTGTGGAATCAACTATGTATTGGTTATCAATGGGAGCAACAGGAATATTGGTTGGCACAGAACCTGTGGCAATGATGATTTTATCAGCGGTATATTCTTGTTCACCACCCTCTTTAGTGGTTACTTTGATTTTATCAGCCGTTACAAAGCTGGCAGAACCTTCTAAACGGGTGACTTTATTTTTTTTAAAAAGCCCAGCAATACCTTGTGTTAAGTTTTTTACCACGTCATTTTTGCGCGCTAACATGGTAGCAACGTCAATACTAACGTTGTCGACTTTAATCCCATGTTCACCCGCATGTTTTTTAATGTGGTAGTAATGGTGAGAAGAGTCTAATAAGGCTTTGGAGGGGATACATCCAATATTTAAGCATGTGCCACCTAAAGAGTTTTGTCCTTCAGGGTTGAGATATTTCTCTACGCAAGCGACCTTCATGCCGAGTTGCGCACAACGGATAGCCGCGACATAACCACCAGGACCTGCACCGATTACGATGACGTTAAAATCTGCCATTGTTTTACTCCTTGATATTTTTTAGTTTTCTGTTGTTATAAACCCCTCATGAAGAGGGGTTTAGGATTTTCTTAGACTTCTAATAATAAACGAGCAGGGTCTTCAATGGCGTTTTTAATCGCAACTAAGAATTGTACTGCGTCACGTCCGTCAATAATGCGGTGGTCGTAAGTTAAAGCAACATACATGACAGGGCGGACAACGACTTGTCCGTTTTCAACATAGGGACGGTCAACAATGTTGTGCATCCCTAAAATCGCGCTTTGTGGCGGATTTAAAATGGGGGTGGACATCATTGAGCCGAAAATTCCACCATTCGTAATGCTGAATGTGCCACCTGTTAATTCTTCAATGGTTAATTTGGCATCACGGGCGCGTTTGCCAAAATCAGCAATACCCTTTTCAATGTCGGCAAAAGAAAGTGCATCCGCATCGCGCAGAATAGGCACAACTAAACCACGTTGGGAACTAACAGCAATGCCGATGTCGTAGTAACCATGATAAATAATGTCATCGCCTTCAGTGGAGGCATTAACAATCGGGAATTTTTGTAATGCTGCAACGGTGGCTTTGGTGAAGAAGGACATAAAGCCTAATTTTGCACCATGTTTCTTTTCGAACTCGTCTTTGTATTTTGTCCGCAAGTCCATCATGGGTTTCATGTTGATTTCATTAAATGTTGTCAACAAGGCATGTTGGTGCTGAGCTTCTAATAAACGTTCGGCTGTCCGTTTACGCATCCGTGTCATTGCAACCCGTTCTTCTGGGCGTGAACCAACAAGCGGTGGGGCTTTTGGAGCGACAGTTGCGGGTTTTTGTCCTGCGGCTAACATGTCTGATTTAGTAACACGGTCACCAGAATGGGGTACATCGGCAGGATTGATGCCTTGCTCAGTTGCCATTTTACGCACAGCAGGGCTGGTTTTAGGGTCGGCACTGCTAGCAACAGCGGCGGGTGCTGTTGCAACGGGTGCAGCGGCGACAGGACTGGTTGTTGTTGCGGTGGCGGTGGTGTCGATGGAACCTAAGAGTTCTTCACTGAGGACGCTTGCGCCTTTGTCTTTAACAATGCTGGTCAATACACCAGCTTTGGGGGCAACCACTTCAAGGACAACTTTATCAGTTTCAATATCAACTAATTTGTCGCCTTCTTGTAAAGCATCGCCAGCTTTTTTATACCATTCTAGTACCGTTGCATCGGCAACGGATTCTGATAGCACAGGGACTTTTACATCTACGATAGACACTGTTTATTTTCCTTTTGGCGGTAATAGTTTAGGATAAATGGACAATTATTTATACCATCTTCTTTCAACAGATTTTTGCTGTTGAAAGAAGCAGTGAATTGACAAACTTATACGGCAACGCGCTTGGCTTCGGTGTTGAGTTCTAAAGCCTCTGCCAAGAATTCTTGCAGTTGTTGACGGTGTAAATATAAATAACCAACAGCAGGAGAAGCAGAAGAGGGGCGACCTGCGTATTCAATACGTCCGCCTTCAAACTCTTGCAGGTTGACATCCATGTGCGCACGCATAAACCACCATGCACCTTGGTTTCTGGGTTCTTCTTGTACCCAAACTCGACTTTTTGCGTTGGGATAACGGGCAACAATTTTGGCAATTTCTTCTTTAGGATGTGGGTAAAGTTGTTCCAAACGAATGATTGCAATATCTTTAATGTTGTGTTCCGTACGGGCTTCAACCAAGTCATAATAAACTTTACCGCTACAGAAGAGTAAACGCCGCACTTTTTCTGGCACGATGCTCTTGTCGGCTTCATCCAACACTGGTTGAAAACTGGTTTCGGTAAAGTCTTCTATGCTGGAAACAGCGAGTTTATGCCGTAACAAGCTCTTAGGACTCATGATAATTAATGGCTTACGGTAAGGACGCAGGACTTGACGGCGCAGTAAGTGGAAGTTTTGCGCAGGGGTACTGGGAACGCAGACTTGCATATTGTCTTCTGCACACAGTTGTAAGTAGCGTTCTAAACGGGCGGAAGAATGTTCAGGGCCTTGTCCGTCATAACCATGTGGGAGAAGCATGACTAATCCACACATACGTTGCCATTTGGATTCGGAGGAGCTGATGAATTGGTCAATAACGACTTGCGCACCATTGGCGAAGTCACCAAATTGCGCTTCCCAAATCACAAGGGTTTCTGGGTCGGAGGAGCTGTAACCAAATTCAAAACCTAAAACAGCTTCTTCTGATAGTAATGAGTTGATAACAAGGAAGTTTGCTTGCTTTTCTGAAAGGTTACGGAGAGGTAAGTAGGATTCACCTGTATCGCGTTCATGAAGAACCACATGACGGTGAGCGAATGTACCACGTCCGCAGTCTTGTCCTGAT contains:
- the pgsA gene encoding CDP-diacylglycerol--glycerol-3-phosphate 3-phosphatidyltransferase, which produces MTTPNALTLLRIVLIPLFIGACYLPGTWANELTTFIFALAAITDWFDGYLARRWNQLSAFGAFLDPVADKLMVAVALVFLVEANPSPWMSIPSAIIIGREITISALREWMAELGQRATVAVSYIGKVKTTAQMLSITLLLYREPLWDFPIYYAGFVLLYIAAVLTIWSMLVYLRAALPLLLKDGL
- a CDS encoding OsmC family protein, coding for MSEHKATIEWKNPTTAFNADSFSRDHTVTFPSGIQINASSAPEFNGNTACTNPEELLVAALSNCHMLTFLAVAAKRGYQLAHYLDQAIGILEKNAEGKMAVTRVTLHPSVTFMGDNQPTHEQLEKLHESAHRNCFIGQSVKTEVTIEIA
- the odhB gene encoding 2-oxoglutarate dehydrogenase complex dihydrolipoyllysine-residue succinyltransferase, which encodes MSIVDVKVPVLSESVADATVLEWYKKAGDALQEGDKLVDIETDKVVLEVVAPKAGVLTSIVKDKGASVLSEELLGSIDTTATATTTSPVAAAPVATAPAAVASSADPKTSPAVRKMATEQGINPADVPHSGDRVTKSDMLAAGQKPATVAPKAPPLVGSRPEERVAMTRMRKRTAERLLEAQHQHALLTTFNEINMKPMMDLRTKYKDEFEKKHGAKLGFMSFFTKATVAALQKFPIVNASTEGDDIIYHGYYDIGIAVSSQRGLVVPILRDADALSFADIEKGIADFGKRARDAKLTIEELTGGTFSITNGGIFGSMMSTPILNPPQSAILGMHNIVDRPYVENGQVVVRPVMYVALTYDHRIIDGRDAVQFLVAIKNAIEDPARLLLEV
- a CDS encoding RT0821/Lpp0805 family surface protein; amino-acid sequence: MKLNVISLFVVISIFTIGCAEGPSKQTMGAAVGGVLGGIGGSQIGGGKGKTTAIIAGTLLGAIIGGSIGQSMDTTDRQQAYNTLENVPDNQAVAWKNPNTTSQYTVTPTSTYTGSSGNPCRDYSTVAVINGQRETIYGTACRQPDGSWKSSS
- a CDS encoding cupin domain-containing protein, giving the protein MQDAHYWIRTLNLQAHPEGGYYRRTYCATESLAAQALPSRFGANRFISSAIYYLLCGEQFSALHQIKSDELWHFYAGSSINLYIIDIQGILQTIILGSNPTVGEVFQAVVPAGCWFGARLVQTNSYALLGCTVAPAFDFSDFTLARRDDLLTQYPQYTNIIQALTYPSS
- the lpdA gene encoding dihydrolipoyl dehydrogenase codes for the protein MADFNVIVIGAGPGGYVAAIRCAQLGMKVACVEKYLNPEGQNSLGGTCLNIGCIPSKALLDSSHHYYHIKKHAGEHGIKVDNVSIDVATMLARKNDVVKNLTQGIAGLFKKNKVTRLEGSASFVTADKIKVTTKEGGEQEYTADKIIIATGSVPTNIPVAPIDNQYIVDSTGALSFDSIPARLGVIGAGAIGLELGSVWNRLGSQVTILEALPEFLSVADRKIATAAFKELQKQGLNIQLSASVTNAKVVGNEVHVSYKDVNGAEQQTIVDKLIVSVGRKPNTAGLNAEAIGVKISERGFVVVDEHRQTNVPNVYAIGDVIGGPMLAHKASEEGIMLAERLAGQKTEMHYDIMPWVIYTWPEIAWVGRTEEELKAAGIEYRVGQFPMLASGRARAHGETAGMIRMIADAKTDRILGVHLFGISASELLSEAVLAMECQASSEDLARTIHAHPTLAEGMHEAALAVDGRMIHA
- the uvrC gene encoding excinuclease ABC subunit UvrC → MMENATFNPKRFLATLTTKSGVYRMLDQTGGILYVGKARNLKKRVGSYFTQSDQSPKTRALVAQIAAIEITVTHTESEALILENTLIKAHQPRYNILLRDDKSYPFIYLSAHTFPQLGLHRGTKRGKGKYFGPYPHAKAVYDSLNLMQKIFPIRQCDDSFFRNRSRPCLQYQIKRCTAPCVGFIDEASYAEEVKHATLFLEGKSHAVISELVEKMKTAADILDYEKAARYRDQINSLRVIQAQQYVSTDAGNVDIIACLVENGISCVQVLTVRDGRQLGSRAYFPKQEGDEDAQVVLDAFLPQFYLGNAHDIPDEIILFPAIADTKALAEAIQQQRKRQPRFSIHVRTTRARWVEMAVENAKQSLQQRKPSHHRERLAALSIALHLETLPQRLECFDISHTQGEATVASCVVFDADGACSGAYRRYNITGITGGDDYAAMQQALSRRFSKVVQGEGALPDILFIDGGAGQVKVAHDTLIKLSVFNVQIIGVAKGTGRKAGLESLIFPNEEHPLFLPKDSQALHLIQQIRDEAHRFAIAGHRQQRNKVRQKSVLEQIAGIGAKRRKLLLNHFGGLQGVSRAGVEELVRIPGISRQLAQKIYDFFLTT